Proteins from a genomic interval of Clostridium cochlearium:
- the rplJ gene encoding 50S ribosomal protein L10, translating into MSKNRQLKEAKVAEIKEKMEKAECIVLADYQGLTVEEATELRKKMREEGVEYKVFKNTLSILAAKELGYDGITDLFQGPISVAFGYEDPTAPARILNDFAKEHKKLELKGGMVQGEVYDENKIKALAAIPPRDVLIAKLLGSFKAPVSNFAYLINAIKEKKESEEA; encoded by the coding sequence GTGAGTAAAAATAGACAATTAAAAGAAGCTAAAGTAGCAGAAATAAAAGAAAAAATGGAAAAAGCTGAATGTATTGTACTTGCTGATTATCAAGGTCTAACTGTGGAAGAAGCTACAGAATTAAGAAAGAAAATGAGAGAAGAAGGAGTAGAATACAAAGTATTTAAAAATACTTTAAGCATATTAGCAGCTAAAGAATTAGGATATGATGGTATAACTGATTTATTCCAAGGTCCTATTTCAGTAGCCTTTGGATATGAAGATCCAACTGCTCCAGCAAGAATCTTAAATGACTTTGCTAAAGAACATAAGAAACTTGAACTAAAAGGTGGAATGGTTCAAGGAGAAGTATATGATGAAAATAAAATTAAAGCATTAGCTGCAATTCCACCAAGAGACGTTCTTATTGCAAAACTTCTTGGAAGCTTCAAAGCTCCAGTATCAAATTTTGCATATTTAATAAATGCTATTAAAGAAAAGAAAGAATCTGAAGAAGCTTAA
- the nusG gene encoding transcription termination/antitermination protein NusG, protein MSDKARWYVVHTYSGYENKVKANLEKTIENRNLQDWIHDIRVPMEEQVEIKDGKKKVALKKVFPGYVLIKMLMTDDSWYVVRNTRGVTGFVGPGSKPVPLTEAEVESMGITDEVIELDIEIGESVKVTTGPLENFPAVIQEIFPDKHKAKVLVNMFGRETPVELDFNQIQKLD, encoded by the coding sequence ATGTCAGATAAAGCAAGATGGTATGTAGTTCATACTTATTCAGGGTATGAAAATAAAGTTAAAGCTAATCTGGAAAAAACCATTGAAAATAGAAATTTACAAGATTGGATACATGATATAAGAGTTCCAATGGAAGAACAAGTTGAAATTAAAGATGGTAAAAAGAAGGTTGCGTTAAAAAAAGTATTCCCAGGATATGTTTTAATTAAAATGCTTATGACAGATGATTCGTGGTATGTGGTTAGAAATACAAGAGGAGTTACTGGTTTTGTTGGACCAGGCTCAAAACCAGTTCCATTAACTGAGGCAGAGGTTGAATCTATGGGAATAACAGATGAAGTAATAGAATTAGATATAGAAATTGGAGAAAGTGTTAAAGTAACCACAGGACCATTAGAAAACTTTCCAGCAGTTATACAAGAAATTTTTCCAGATAAGCATAAAGCTAAAGTACTTGTTAACATGTTTGGCAGGGAAACACCTGTTGAACTTGATTTTAATCAGATACAGAAACTAGATTGA
- the rlmB gene encoding 23S rRNA (guanosine(2251)-2'-O)-methyltransferase RlmB yields MREDLIIGRNAVIEALESNKTLESILISKGNNKGIINKIISLAKEKGIPIKNVDKKKLDEISEGENHQGVAAYTTPYKYYSVEEILESSKEKAPFILILDEIQDPHNFGAIIRTAEVFGVHGIIIPKRRSVGVTPIVYKSSVGAVEHVKIAKVNNINNTIDFLKENNIWIYGADMETDRYIYSENLKGPIALVIGSEGKGISKLTKEKCDVLIKIPMSGQINSLNASVAGGIAMYEISRQRLQGD; encoded by the coding sequence ATGAGAGAAGATTTAATTATAGGAAGGAATGCAGTAATAGAAGCTTTAGAGTCAAATAAAACATTAGAAAGTATATTGATATCTAAAGGAAATAATAAAGGGATCATAAATAAAATTATTAGTTTAGCTAAAGAAAAAGGAATTCCTATAAAGAACGTAGATAAGAAAAAACTAGATGAAATATCTGAAGGTGAAAACCATCAAGGAGTAGCTGCATATACTACTCCTTATAAATATTATTCTGTTGAGGAAATATTAGAATCTTCGAAAGAAAAAGCTCCATTTATATTAATACTGGATGAAATTCAAGATCCACATAATTTTGGTGCAATAATTAGAACAGCAGAGGTTTTTGGGGTACATGGAATAATAATTCCTAAAAGAAGAAGTGTAGGAGTTACACCTATAGTTTACAAGTCCTCTGTTGGGGCAGTAGAACATGTTAAAATAGCAAAAGTAAACAATATAAATAATACTATAGACTTTTTGAAGGAAAATAATATATGGATATATGGTGCTGATATGGAGACAGATAGGTATATATATTCAGAAAATCTCAAAGGGCCTATAGCCTTGGTAATAGGTAGTGAAGGTAAAGGTATATCAAAACTTACAAAAGAAAAGTGCGATGTATTGATAAAAATACCTATGAGTGGACAAATAAATTCTCTTAATGCATCTGTGGCAGGGGGAATAGCAATGTATGAAATATCAAGACAAAGGCTTCAAGGGGATTAA
- a CDS encoding NYN domain-containing protein, which yields MKTIFVDGYNVINSWPDLKEIKDYSLESSRKKLAEILQNYSTYKGYKIVLVFDAHMVDKSIEKKERHGENLVIVFTKEGETADSYIEKKVNNIGRKRDVCVVTSDSMEQQIIFQRGAIRMSSLEFYHEIKAVENKIKNKIEINTIIKKDSIEDRVEGEILEKLLKIRKNS from the coding sequence GTGAAGACGATATTTGTTGATGGATATAATGTTATAAACAGTTGGCCCGACTTAAAAGAAATAAAAGACTATAGTTTAGAATCTTCCAGAAAAAAGCTTGCAGAAATTTTACAAAATTATTCTACTTATAAAGGATATAAGATTGTATTGGTATTTGATGCTCATATGGTTGACAAAAGTATTGAAAAAAAGGAACGTCATGGTGAAAATTTAGTAATAGTTTTTACTAAAGAAGGTGAAACAGCAGATAGTTACATAGAGAAAAAGGTTAATAATATTGGTAGGAAGAGAGATGTATGTGTTGTTACTTCTGACTCTATGGAGCAACAAATAATTTTCCAAAGAGGAGCAATTCGTATGTCCTCTTTGGAATTTTATCATGAAATAAAAGCAGTAGAGAATAAAATAAAAAATAAAATAGAAATTAATACAATTATTAAGAAAGATTCCATAGAAGATAGAGTAGAAGGAGAAATTTTGGAAAAACTTCTAAAAATTCGGAAAAATAGCTAA
- the rpmG gene encoding 50S ribosomal protein L33, translating into MRTKITLACTECKQRNYNSMKNKKNDPDRLEMKKYCKFCQKHTIHKETK; encoded by the coding sequence TTGAGAACAAAAATAACCTTAGCATGTACAGAATGCAAGCAAAGAAACTACAATTCAATGAAAAATAAAAAAAATGACCCAGATAGATTAGAAATGAAAAAATATTGTAAATTCTGCCAAAAACATACTATTCATAAAGAAACTAAATAG
- the sigH gene encoding RNA polymerase sporulation sigma factor SigH produces the protein MLDEEVVLEAKEGNVRAQEYLINKYKNFVKAKAKSYFLIGADREDIYQEGMIGLYKAIRDFRADRLASFKAFAELCITRQIITAIKTATRQKHIPLNTYISLNKPIYDDESDRTLMDVLSEAKVSDPEELVISREEIGCIQNEMEEVLSALEMEVLMSYIDGKSYQEIACDLDRHAKSIDNALQRVKRKLEKFLNSR, from the coding sequence ATGTTAGACGAAGAAGTAGTATTAGAAGCTAAAGAAGGAAATGTAAGAGCCCAAGAATATTTAATTAATAAATATAAAAATTTTGTAAAAGCTAAAGCAAAATCTTACTTTTTAATTGGTGCAGATAGAGAAGATATCTATCAGGAAGGAATGATAGGTTTATATAAAGCCATAAGAGATTTTAGAGCAGATAGATTAGCATCCTTTAAGGCTTTTGCTGAGTTATGTATAACAAGGCAAATTATTACTGCTATAAAAACAGCTACTAGACAAAAGCATATTCCATTAAATACATATATATCTCTTAATAAGCCAATATATGATGATGAATCAGACAGAACACTTATGGATGTATTGTCTGAAGCTAAAGTATCTGATCCAGAAGAGCTAGTTATAAGTAGAGAAGAAATAGGATGTATACAAAATGAAATGGAAGAGGTTTTATCTGCGCTAGAAATGGAAGTACTTATGTCATATATAGATGGTAAATCATACCAGGAAATAGCCTGTGATTTAGATAGGCATGCAAAGTCTATAGATAATGCACTTCAAAGAGTAAAAAGAAAACTTGAAAAATTTCTAAATTCACGATAA
- the rplK gene encoding 50S ribosomal protein L11 gives MAKKVTGMIKLQLAAGKASPAPPVGPALGQHGVNIMAFCKEFNEKTAKQAGLIIPVVITVYQDRSFSFILKTPPAAVLIKKAVGIESGSGVPNKTKVAKITKDQLKEIAEMKMPDLNAASIEAAMRMVAGTARSMGVTVEE, from the coding sequence ATGGCTAAAAAAGTTACAGGAATGATCAAACTTCAACTCGCTGCAGGAAAAGCAAGTCCAGCACCACCAGTAGGTCCAGCTCTTGGTCAACATGGTGTTAATATTATGGCGTTTTGTAAGGAATTCAATGAAAAAACAGCTAAACAAGCTGGATTAATAATTCCAGTAGTAATTACAGTATATCAAGATAGATCCTTTAGTTTCATATTAAAAACACCACCAGCAGCAGTTCTTATTAAGAAAGCTGTTGGTATAGAAAGTGGTTCTGGTGTTCCAAATAAGACAAAGGTTGCTAAAATTACTAAAGATCAACTAAAAGAAATTGCTGAAATGAAGATGCCAGATTTGAATGCTGCTTCAATAGAAGCTGCTATGAGAATGGTAGCTGGTACAGCTAGAAGTATGGGTGTAACTGTCGAAGAATAG
- the cysS gene encoding cysteine--tRNA ligase: MKLYNTLTRQKEEFVPLKPGEVNMYVCGPTVYNFFHIGNGRTFIVFDTVRRYLEYRGYKVKFVQNFTDIDDKMINRANDEGITVKELGERFIKEYYKDADALNIERATVNPRATEFMEEIIQFVKDLVDRGYAYEVDGDVYFHTKKFSEYGKLSGQNLEDLQAGARINVDERKKDAMDFAIWKKQKPGEPAWESPWGMGRPGWHIECSCMAHNLLGDTIDIHAGGYDLIFPHHENEIAQSECRTGKPFAKYWMHSAFLNIDNKKMSKSLNNFFTAREILEKYDADVVRLFMLSAHYRAQLNFSEELLQSAKSALERLYNAIYNLENLSNEVKRNELNEEEKEYIKRLDEYRQKYIEKMDDDFNTADAIAVIFDMIKDININIKSDSSKEIIDYALSIIRELGGPLGILQKSTEEDVEDEIQELINKREEARKEKNWALADEIRDKLKERGILLEDTPQGVRWKRI, from the coding sequence GTGGTCCCACAGTATACAATTTTTTCCATATAGGAAACGGAAGAACTTTTATAGTTTTTGATACGGTAAGAAGATATTTAGAATATAGAGGATATAAAGTTAAATTTGTACAGAACTTTACAGATATAGACGATAAAATGATAAATAGAGCCAACGATGAAGGTATAACTGTTAAAGAATTAGGAGAAAGATTTATAAAAGAATATTATAAAGACGCGGATGCTTTAAATATAGAAAGAGCTACCGTAAATCCAAGAGCTACTGAATTTATGGAAGAAATAATACAGTTTGTTAAAGATTTAGTAGATAGGGGATATGCTTATGAAGTAGATGGAGATGTATATTTCCATACTAAAAAATTTAGCGAATATGGTAAACTATCAGGACAAAATTTAGAAGATTTGCAAGCAGGTGCTAGAATCAATGTAGATGAAAGAAAAAAAGACGCTATGGACTTTGCTATTTGGAAAAAGCAAAAACCGGGTGAACCTGCATGGGAAAGTCCATGGGGTATGGGAAGACCAGGATGGCATATAGAATGTTCTTGCATGGCTCACAATTTGTTAGGAGATACAATAGATATACATGCAGGAGGATACGATTTAATTTTTCCTCATCATGAAAATGAGATTGCTCAAAGTGAGTGTAGAACAGGAAAGCCATTTGCAAAATATTGGATGCATTCTGCTTTCTTAAATATAGATAATAAAAAGATGTCTAAATCATTAAATAACTTTTTTACTGCAAGAGAAATATTAGAAAAATATGATGCTGATGTAGTAAGATTATTTATGTTATCAGCCCATTATAGAGCACAACTAAATTTTAGTGAAGAATTGTTACAGTCTGCTAAATCAGCGCTAGAAAGATTATACAATGCTATTTATAATTTGGAAAACTTGTCCAATGAAGTAAAAAGAAATGAGTTAAATGAAGAGGAAAAAGAATACATCAAAAGACTAGATGAATACAGACAAAAATATATAGAAAAAATGGATGATGATTTTAATACTGCAGATGCTATTGCTGTAATATTTGACATGATAAAAGATATTAATATCAATATTAAATCTGATTCTTCTAAAGAAATAATTGATTATGCTTTATCAATTATAAGAGAATTAGGAGGACCTTTAGGTATACTTCAAAAGTCAACAGAAGAAGATGTTGAAGATGAAATTCAAGAATTAATAAATAAAAGAGAAGAAGCTAGAAAAGAAAAAAATTGGGCTTTAGCAGATGAAATAAGAGATAAATTAAAAGAAAGAGGAATTTTACTAGAGGATACACCACAAGGAGTAAGATGGAAAAGAATATAA
- the rplA gene encoding 50S ribosomal protein L1 — MGKNYAESVKLIDKSTLYTPAEAMELVVKTSKAKFDETIDLAVRLGVDPRHADQQVRGAIILPHGTGKKVKVLVFAKGEKAKEAEEAGADYVGAEELVEKIQKENWFDYDVVVATPDMMGVVGRLGRVLGPKGLMPNPKSGTVTFDVSKALNDIKAGKVEYRVDKTSIVHVVIGKKSFGAEKLKDNFRVLMDAIIKAKPAAAKGQYLKSVSVSSTMGPGVKINPSKVLD; from the coding sequence ATGGGAAAAAATTATGCTGAAAGCGTAAAATTAATAGATAAAAGTACTTTATATACTCCAGCAGAAGCTATGGAACTTGTTGTTAAGACATCAAAAGCTAAATTTGATGAAACTATAGATTTGGCTGTTAGACTTGGAGTAGATCCAAGACATGCAGATCAACAAGTTAGAGGAGCAATAATTTTGCCACATGGTACTGGAAAAAAGGTTAAAGTACTAGTTTTTGCAAAAGGTGAAAAGGCAAAGGAAGCAGAAGAAGCAGGAGCAGATTACGTAGGTGCAGAAGAATTAGTAGAAAAGATTCAAAAAGAAAACTGGTTTGACTACGATGTAGTTGTGGCTACACCTGATATGATGGGAGTAGTAGGTAGACTAGGAAGAGTATTAGGACCTAAAGGATTAATGCCAAATCCAAAGTCAGGAACAGTTACTTTTGATGTATCTAAAGCTTTAAATGATATTAAAGCTGGTAAAGTTGAGTATAGAGTTGATAAAACTTCTATAGTTCACGTTGTAATAGGTAAAAAGTCTTTTGGAGCAGAAAAATTAAAGGATAACTTCCGTGTATTAATGGATGCTATCATAAAAGCAAAACCAGCTGCAGCTAAAGGACAATACTTAAAATCAGTATCTGTTTCCAGTACAATGGGACCAGGAGTAAAAATAAATCCAAGTAAAGTTTTAGATTAA
- the thyX gene encoding FAD-dependent thymidylate synthase → MELKVKLLEYTPNPEKVVAAAAKLCYSPVGLEEMSKDLNEEKVSKFLDMLMSYGHESPIEHVSFTFAAEGVSRSLTHQLVRHRIASYSQQSQRYVKLDQFQYIIPPEIDKDDNTRSIFIEAMENSQKAYDKLANILQEKYILEGMKKKQAEKKAIEDARYVFPNACETKIIFTMNARTLMNFFRHRCCTRAQWEIRNLANQMLLEVRKVAPNLFKYSGPSCINGNCPEGAMSCGKVTEMKKIYL, encoded by the coding sequence ATGGAGTTAAAAGTTAAATTATTAGAATATACACCTAATCCAGAAAAAGTAGTAGCAGCAGCGGCTAAATTATGTTATAGTCCGGTAGGATTAGAAGAAATGTCAAAGGATTTAAATGAGGAAAAAGTAAGTAAGTTTTTAGATATGCTTATGTCTTATGGACATGAATCTCCCATAGAGCATGTTTCATTTACGTTTGCTGCAGAAGGTGTATCAAGAAGTTTAACACATCAACTAGTTAGACACAGAATAGCATCCTATTCACAACAAAGTCAGAGATATGTGAAATTGGATCAATTTCAATATATCATTCCTCCTGAAATTGATAAAGATGATAATACTAGAAGCATATTTATAGAAGCTATGGAAAACAGCCAAAAAGCATATGATAAGCTAGCTAATATTTTACAAGAAAAATACATTTTAGAAGGAATGAAGAAAAAGCAGGCGGAGAAAAAAGCCATAGAAGATGCAAGATATGTATTTCCTAATGCTTGTGAAACAAAAATAATATTTACAATGAATGCCAGAACATTAATGAACTTTTTTAGACATAGATGTTGTACACGAGCTCAATGGGAGATTAGAAATTTAGCCAATCAAATGCTATTGGAAGTTAGAAAAGTAGCTCCTAATTTATTTAAATATTCTGGTCCATCTTGTATAAATGGTAACTGTCCAGAGGGAGCTATGAGTTGTGGAAAAGTAACTGAAATGAAAAAAATATATTTATAA
- the secE gene encoding preprotein translocase subunit SecE, translated as MDDSSKNKGKNNVTQEKKSGGIVEFFKGLRGEFKRITWAPKNEVKKSILITLTFCFIYMVAIGVIDFGFAKLTKIIYG; from the coding sequence ATGGATGATAGTTCAAAGAACAAGGGAAAAAACAATGTAACTCAAGAAAAAAAATCTGGTGGAATAGTTGAGTTTTTTAAGGGCTTAAGAGGAGAATTTAAGAGAATTACTTGGGCACCTAAAAATGAAGTTAAAAAATCTATTTTAATTACGTTAACCTTTTGTTTCATATATATGGTAGCTATAGGAGTTATAGATTTTGGATTTGCTAAATTAACAAAAATTATATATGGATAA
- a CDS encoding Mini-ribonuclease 3, which yields MREYFLGEEFTKQDVKQMNPLVLAYIGDAVYEIFIRTYIVSRNKDTCVNKLHKKTIQFVKANAQSYFIKEIQEYLNEEEIRIFKRGRNTKSNTAAKNACIQDYRMATGFEAVIGYLYLLNENERLEEIMKLVINLYEESLQNKGENNGVKS from the coding sequence ATGAGAGAATATTTTTTGGGAGAAGAATTCACAAAACAAGATGTAAAACAGATGAATCCCTTAGTTCTTGCATATATAGGAGATGCTGTATATGAAATATTTATACGAACTTATATTGTATCTAGAAATAAAGATACATGTGTAAATAAGCTCCACAAAAAAACCATACAATTTGTTAAAGCTAATGCACAGAGTTATTTTATAAAAGAGATTCAAGAATATTTAAATGAAGAAGAAATTAGAATATTTAAGAGGGGAAGAAATACAAAATCTAATACAGCAGCTAAAAATGCATGTATTCAGGATTATAGAATGGCTACAGGATTTGAAGCAGTTATAGGATATTTATATTTATTAAATGAAAATGAAAGATTAGAGGAAATAATGAAATTAGTAATAAATTTATATGAAGAAAGCTTACAAAATAAGGGGGAAAACAATGGAGTTAAAAGTTAA